One Prunus dulcis chromosome 7, ALMONDv2, whole genome shotgun sequence DNA segment encodes these proteins:
- the LOC117635334 gene encoding protein FAR1-RELATED SEQUENCE 5-like has protein sequence MLGVNNHGQTIVLACAFLSKETTESFVWMFEEFKKAMPGGEPKTIITDQDAAMAIAISIAFPTTFHRLCIWHITSKFSVKLPHSAYKEYWREFQKAIWDTDNKDEFDAKWNIVVTKAGLTDHPWLSTMSRLASDVVEDALMSEEGCELLSETLKSLQVKLKTSPSNNDESTPIDRSDPLFDEFDRMHGPTE, from the exons atgttgggagttAATAACCATGGTCAGACAATTGTCTTAGCATGCGCATTTTTGAGCAAGGAAACGACTGAGTcgtttgtttggatgtttgaggAGTTTAAGAAAGCCATGCCAGGTGGGGAACCTAAAACGATCattacagatcaagatgcGGCAATGGCCATAGCGATTTCAATAGCCTTCCCGACTACATTTCATCGACTTTGCATATGGCACATCACATCAAAGTTCTCTGTTAAGTTACCACATTCTGCTTATAAGGAGTATTGGCGTGAATTTCAGAAAGCCATATGGGATACTGACAAtaaggatgagtttgatgcaaaatggaatattgtggttacaaaggctggtttgactgaccatccatggctaag TACAATGTCTCGACTTGCTTCAGATGTGGTTGAGGATGCATtaatgagtgaagaaggatgtgagCTACTGTCAGAGACTCTAAAAAGTTTGCaagtgaagttgaa GACATCACCGTCGAACAATGACGAATCAACTCCAATAGATCGTAGTGACCCATTATTCGACGAATTTGACAGGATGCACGGACCAACTGAATGA